The Bos indicus x Bos taurus breed Angus x Brahman F1 hybrid chromosome 11, Bos_hybrid_MaternalHap_v2.0, whole genome shotgun sequence sequence CTGAGCTGCGTTTGCTGTGTGTGTCCGCAAACCCCGGCGGGGGAGTGGCTGCTCCCCAGTAGCGACAAGGGTACATGATAACAGAGGCAGCTGAGCCTGAGCCTGGTCTCCATGGACAGTATTTATTAGGCGCCATTCTCGGTGTGAAGACAGATACACAGGAGGGGCTGAGGGCAGGCCGTGGCAGCTGCGGCCTTTGGGGTCCAGGGGCTGCCCGGGGTGAGGGTGTGGGCGCAGGGGCGTGTCACCCACATGTATTGCATATTCTGTGGCAGTGTGCCCAGGCATAAGGCATTGGGGAAGCAGAGAGGCTGCCTGCAGTGGGAGGGGTGAGGGAAGCAATGCTGGCCTTCCAGTTCGCTAGGAAAGACCCGGCTGGAGATGGAGCAGCCCACTCTGTGAGCGCCATTCGGCCTCCTTCCCCACCATCTCCCTGCAACTTTGGTTGTGGCTCCCTCGGGACTGACGGGACGGGACCCCTCGAGGGCAGGGTCACACACAGGACAGAAGCAGCCGGCACCGCACCGCCCCCCAACGAAGACATAGAGGGCACCCCCAGGTCCTGGGCCCTGCTCTCTATGGCACCTGGGCAGCCAGGTCCTCCCCACTGAGACAGGGCTCACACACAGACTTGCTCCCtcccagaggagcccagaggctgAGCATATggtaggggtggggctggggctgatCACCCTGAGGGCCCCCACTCTAGCTTCCCTGAATGCCAGGGCCGGCCCTGCTCAGCAGTGTTAAGGAGCTGACACGGGAGCAGCGAGAGGGGGTAGTCTGGAGGGGGAGaggcccctcacccacccctCGATGCTGTCCTGAGTCGCAGTGCCAGTTCCCGTTCTGGGTGCCAACGGTGAAGAGCCTAGGGTCTCACCTCCATCTGCTGCACTCCACCTGGGCTTCCGGATCGCAGGTGGGACAGGCAGTGGGTACGACAGGGAGGGCCGTTCCTTGCTGCAGCTGTAGTTTCTCTCTAGCTCCTTGGGACACAGGTACCTTCGCTGTCTGTGGGGCCAGAGATCATGTCCCAGGAGGACACGCCTGTGGCTCTCTAGGCCACTCTGCTGGATTGCCAGACTCCTAGAGCCCAGCTCCTGGCCTTTCTTTTGTGAGTCTCAGCTTTGCTTACCTGGCCCTAAGGATTCCCCTCTTTATGAGGAAGAAGTTCAGAGActgcgtgggggtgggggtgggggtgagcatCCTGGCCTGTGTCAGCAGCCCACTAAGAGCCCTGCCTCGTGGTCAAGTGGAGGATCAGCTGAGCCCATCACAGGCTCAGTCCTGAGCTCTGGTCCTGGTCTAAGGCCCAGCTGCCCACCCAACGCCGGAGTGTGCAGGCCAGGGACTCTGCTTGCAAAGAGCAGGCAGAGGAGTCAAAAGGCAAGAGCACTGGGGACAAACAGCCTGTGTTCTTGCTCCCCTTTGCCTTTTCTTACCCGTgtcaccttgggcaagtcacgtCACACGTCTGGGTTTCAGTGCCATCTGTAAAATCGGGGTGAGAACTCCTGCCCTGGTGACTggggggggagggcaggggggagGTTGAGAATCGAAGGAATCGGTAGAGAGGACAGGGTTTTCCAACTCACTCCACAGATCTAAGAGTCAGTGATTAGTAGCAGCAGCCAGGGACCACAAGGAGGAAGTTTTCTGTCTGATTCCAAGGGTGGTGTCTGATCTGGAAGGCTGGGTCTGCCTGCGAGGATGTACCTGCAGGCCAGTTAGCTCTCATCTACCAGGGGGACCATCCAGCAGACTGTGGGCCCCCTACctgccccttcccttctccaccccTCCTGCAGCCTGCCTGCCCCTGCTTCCATCTGCCTGCCCTCTGGGGACTAGCTTTAGGGACtgctgggtttccatttcctccaaaACTGCAAAGCCATGCAAAACAACACCAAAGGGAGTGGGAGACTGGGAGACACAGCTGGGGATGAGTAAGGGGAGTGGGACTGAGTGGGGGTGACCTCGACAAAGACACCCTGACTTCTGGAGCCAAGGGAAGGTAGGAGACCTGGAAGGACAGAGGTATAAATAGAGATGCACACTTACACGGAACACTAATTTCCTTccggaaggaggagggggaggggttggggggctCTGGATACCAGCAGGGGCCTCTGCGAACTGGCGAGCTCCTTATTTTTCCAAAGGGATGGGAGGCTCCCAGCTtctgccttccctcctccactcccctccccccaagtTTCACATTTCTCGGAATTTGCAGGGCGCAGATGGGGACTCCGGGGTTCCTCAGAGCCCCAGCTCCTGCCGGCTGGTGCAAGCAGGCACAGTCGgagatggggggcagggggagggtggtGAGGGGTGTAGGGGCGCCCCCACGAAGCCGAAGGCGCCTGGGGCGGTCCCTTCGCAGACCCCTGCTGCTCCTGGGGCAGAAGCCCCCTTCCCCCgcaccctgccccaccccgcccGCGCTCCTAGGTGCTCCAGGCCCCGGAGGGGGGCGTTCACACGGAGCTCCTGCGCTTCATGAGGCTGCGGAAAGTGGACAGGCTGTGTAGGCCCGTAGACACGGAGCTGATGGCGGAGCGCTGCGCCCCGCTGCAGAGACAGCGGTGCGAGGGCGTGTCGCTGTAGCGGCCGCCCCCTCCCGGCGATGAGTGGCTCTGCTCGACGCACGTGTCGGACGTGGAGAGGTCCCGCGGGATGATCATGGGGATGGAGTACTGCAGCTTCTCGCGGCTCTTGTACCAGAGGCACGAGCACATGGACTGGAAGTGCAGCACTTCGGCGTAGACATTCCGgaagccgccgccgccgccgccgcccgccgcggTGGACGAGGCGGTGTCGGTGGTGTGAGCGctgccgcccccgccgcccgcgCCGCCCGCGCTGCCCCCGCCGCCCGCCTGCCCGTTGCGCGTGAGCAGCGCGCGGTGCTCGGCGTCGCGCTTCTCGTCCTCCGCGTTCATGGTCATGAAGCGCAGCACCACGAGGTTGAGGAAGGCGCCGATGACCGTGAGGCCCGTGAGGATGTAGACGAAGCTGAAGGCCACGTACTGAGGCTGCGTCTGCAGCGCCTGGTCCTTCTGCAATGCCACGTAGTCGCCGAAGCCAATGGTGGTGAGCGTGATGAAGCAGTAGTAGTAGGCCTGGAAGAAGGTCCAGTGCTCGTAGTAGGAGAAGGCAGCGGCGCCGATGCACAGCGTGCTGATGCACGAGAAGAAGCCGATGAGCACCATGTTGGCCATGGACACGTCTGCGCGCCGcatgcccagcccccgcttggcTCGGTGCAGCAGGTACTTCACGAAGGTGTTGATGCGCTCGCCCAGGCTCTGGAACATGACCAGCGTGAGCGGGATGCCCAGCAGCGCGTAGAACATGCAGAACACCTTGCCGCCATCGGTGCTGGGTGCCGCGTGGCCGTAGCCTAGGGGAAAACGGGGCAAGAGGAGAGAAAGCACATGCTGATGGGGCTGCCCTTCCAGAAACCTGCCTTCATTCCCCCTGCTCTCTCCTCATCTTCTGCCACGGTGGTGTGGAGTCTGGCCTCTTTTTcccgacagggaagcctggcctactgcagcccatgaggtcgcaaagagtcggacacgactgagcgactgaactgaagaaaagacAACACACAGTTATGGGCGCATCCTTGTTCCCAGGCACGGTGCTAGTTCCTCACTGATGAATTTTCGTTTATTCTTCTGATCACTCCCTGGGGGTCggtagagaggaagaggaagcagggagggtTAAGTGCCTTTCCAAGGTCACGCTGTTTGGAAGCAGAGCAACCTGCCTTCAAATTAGAGTCTGTTTGATCAAAGACCCGACCTTTTTCTATACCCAAAAGAGGAGCTGACTGATGCTGCTGTTGGGAACTTAGTCATGGATAGCATGAAGAGCACTGGCGAATCAGTTGGGAAACCTGGCTTCTAGTTCACTGCCTGTGGGCATTGGACCCGTTCCTAgtcctctccaggcctcagtttccttgactATAAGGGAGGAGGTTGGACTTACTGAGTTCTGACATTCTGGGATTCGATGTGAAGGGAGGGAAACTGGGTTCCTTGATGAGTTCCTTGCTGCCAGCTAAAGCTTGGGGGGTAGTTCCCCACTGGGGCTCCCAGAGGCAGCTGGCCCACTCGTGTCACAGAAGGGGAAAGGAGACAGTCCCCTCGCCCCATGAATTAGTGCTCCACAGTCCTCATCAGACTCTGTCTGGGGCCCTGTGGTCATCCTCTGTGCCTGCCCCCGAAGTACCATCTGTCCTTATGGGGAGGTGGTGTTGCCTTTGTCAAAGCAAGAGCCTTCCAGGTGTTACTATCACCAGGCAGGCAATCTCAACCCATACCATGCCCACCCTGCCCTTCAGTCCTTACCCAGCCAGGAGCCAGGCAGAGGCAAAGCCTCCCTGTGAGCCAGTTATCACATGGCCTCAGTCGAGAGTTCTGcctggaggacttccctgatggtccagtggacaaaaatctgcctgtcaatgcagggggcacagtttcgATCCTTGGTTCGGGAGGATTCTACATGtgttggagcaactaagcctgtgtgccacaactaccgagctgGTGTTCTAGAGCCTGCAGGCTGCAACTCCTGAGTCtgtgtgttgcaactactgaagcccgtgcgcctagagcctgtgctctgcaacaagaagaaGCCCCCGCAGTGAGAAACTCGATCAACATAGCAAagcgtagcccctgctcaccacgactagagaagtcctgtgcacagcagcaaagaaccagtgcagccaaaaaaaaaaaaaaagttctgcctGGAGACACAGAGGTGAAAGGACCCTGGATGGAAACTCTGAAGCCATTGGCACAAGTTCTGGCCCTGTCATtagtggctgtgtgaccttgggcaaattactccCCCTCTCTGAgctggtttcctcatttgtaaaatgatgcCTACTGGTCCTGGCCCTGCTTCCTTCACTGGGTTATTAAGATACTTATTACTTTTATCAGTAGATTATTATAATAAAGTTATGCTTTCTATTTCCCCCTCCCTTCTCAGCCTTACCAAACTTAACCAAATGCCTTTTCTTCCCTGCAGCCATCCTGGATTGCTCACAGCTGGAAGTGATCCCTGCCTTGAGTGGCACTGAGAATGTTCAGCTTTGAAGTCCAGGCCCTGCTCTGTCACTCAGGTCCCCCAACTACATATGAACAGCTAATATTGGCTTGGGGTCTGTGGGAGTGGACATTGCTGGACCTTGTCATATTCCTCCCTACCTGCCCCCCCTCCCACACACATTGCCAGCCAGGCCTGTGGGGTATGCCCCAAATTCATTTGGTGAGTTGATGGCAAAGCGGGATGCCATCTTCCCTGGTGTCTGATCTGCATTCAAATCCCTACTCTGCtatggactgtgtgtgtgtttcgtttgtttgtttgtttgttttaaaactgtctgaggaggacctccctggtggtccattggttaggactccttccactgcaaggggcatgggttcgatccctgattggggaactaggatcctgcatgccactcgAGGTggcccaaaaataaaaataaaaaaacctccCTAGCCTTAGTTTCCAACATCTGTTAAATGGGGCTAATAACTAGCACCTGCATCACAGGGCTTTAGGGGCAAAATAAGTGAGAGAATGTGTATAAGGCACTTAACATAGAGTCTGGTACATATCAAGCGCTCGATAAGAGCTCACTGTGATTAATAATGAATGAAGCGCCAGGTTTCCTCCACATTTCCAAGAGATCACCTGGGCTGGTGGACAGCTCAGTTCCAGTAAAGTCAGCATCGCTGTGAATCTTAAAGCTTAGGGAGGTCTGGGGTGCGTGAAGTTGCGGGCTGCTCTTAGATTGGGTTCCCCTGCTCCCCAACTATGGTAGCTGGTGACAGTGTCATCCCTTGCCAGGAGCCTAGATAGCTGAGCTCTGGAGTCGCTGGGCCTGGCCTGTCTGGGCCCCAGCAGGGTGAGAACAGATTGTGCCCGCCAGCTTGGCCACGGCAGCCAGACCACAACTCACCTAGACAGCTGGGCAGGCCCCGAGCCAGAGCAGCTCCTcatcctgtccttccctgtccccCAGCAGAGGGTGTTGGGGAGAGCCTGGCACTGTGGCTGGGGCTGAACACAGATTGGGAGGCATGGACCAGCCTTGGCTTGAACACATGCTGGCTGTGTAACCCTGGGCAAATCCATTCCCCTCTCCGGACCCCTCTGGCCTGCTCTGCACTGTGGGGGTTTGAGCTTCAGCTGTTAATTCCTACCCTGGCCATCACCACTACAGCTGCCGTCAGgagtaaaagagagagaattcCCTACTGCTCCAGggattaagactccatgtttctgTGGccaggggcccgggtttgatccctggccaagAAACTAAGACCCCAAAAGCTGTGTggagctgccaaaaaaaaaaagtatagcagAGACTGGACATGAAAGTACTTTGGAATTTGTGGAGTTCTCGAAGGAAGGAGCAGTGAGCGGATCTCACAGGGGAAAGCCGGCCTGAGAGTGTAGTCCTGAGGATCAGGAAGTTCCCGTGGGGTCAGGCAACTGTATCCCACCGTTTGAAACGTATGCCACTGTCACCACCACTGCCACATCGTCTTGTGTTTGTTCATAAGCTGGGACTGTTCCTGATCCTCCATCCTTTAGGAAAACCCAGTGCCTGCCTGCCTGGCAGCCTCAACGCCCACTGTGGCTGCCcacagagccccccacccccaccacagagCCTCTTGCTCCTGCTACAGCCACTGTCCTGTCCAGGGTGGCCCCTGCCTAGACATGCCTCACACTCTCAGTCAGATGCCCTCCAGGGCCCACTCTCCCTTCCTACCACACGCTGAGGCTTTAGATCTTATCCTTCAGatacattttaaactttaatgCTCAAAAACTTCCTACAAGGTCGTTATTATGACTATCTCCATTTTTTATGGTTGGAATAATGAAGGCTGGAGAAGCCTCGTGAGTTGGCCAAGGCCTCTAGACACTCTGACTCATCGCTCATTCCAATGCCTCAGAGCCAATTTATCACCCAGAAAGGCAACCaggatgggaaactgaggccgcAGAGAAGAGCATCCCACTAGGAGCCCTGtccctggacactgccctgagcTGGACGTGGGAGAAATGGCAACAGGGGTGCGATGCCAAGGCATTCGGACGCTTCTCCAAGCATCGGGCCTAGGCTCAGTGTGCCCCCGCCCCTTCACCCGTTCTATTGTCACTGGGGGAAAGAGCGAGGGAGCTGGGAGGACCTGCTGACGTGGGCACCCAGCTTGTAGGGGTGCCAGCTGGGGTGGAGCCTCTCCCTGGGGGCCCTGGAACTTCTGGGAAGTAACTGGGCGTTTGGCAAGGCCTGTCTGCCTGCCAGAAGGCCAGCCGCCTGCCGCAGTGCTCGCCCCCATCAGGCTTGGGTTTATGAGGGAGAGAGGGACTAAGGGAGTCCCCATTTTCTCCTTCCTGTCCAGCCCCGCACATCTCAGGGTGAGGGGCTCCCTCTGTCCTTGTGTGACCCTGACACACACAGAGGCTGTGCTCTGGGGCTGATTCTCTGAGGGTTCTCCCTCACAGTACCTGATGACCTGCCAGCCAAAACTCTCATCCTGACCAGGAAGCTCAAGCCCCTGCCTCTCAGAGTGCTGACTGGGGCTGCGCCAGTCCCCTCTTCTCCCAGCCACCTTTTCTGAATCCACCATAGACTTAACGATCCTCAGAGCCAGAAAAGTCCTTACTGACTATATGGCCTAGTCTTTATGTTGTACAGATGAGGtaatggaggcccagagagggagagtgacctgctcaaggtcacacagctatcgaatggcagagccaggactatAACCTGGG is a genomic window containing:
- the KCNK3 gene encoding potassium channel subfamily K member 3, whose protein sequence is MKRQNVRTLALIVCTFTYLLVGAAVFDALESEPEMIERQRLELRQQELRARYNLSQGGYEELERVVLRLKPHKAGVQWRFAGSFYFAITVITTIGYGHAAPSTDGGKVFCMFYALLGIPLTLVMFQSLGERINTFVKYLLHRAKRGLGMRRADVSMANMVLIGFFSCISTLCIGAAAFSYYEHWTFFQAYYYCFITLTTIGFGDYVALQKDQALQTQPQYVAFSFVYILTGLTVIGAFLNLVVLRFMTMNAEDEKRDAEHRALLTRNGQAGGGGSAGGAGGGGGSAHTTDTASSTAAGGGGGGGFRNVYAEVLHFQSMCSCLWYKSREKLQYSIPMIIPRDLSTSDTCVEQSHSSPGGGGRYSDTPSHRCLCSGAQRSAISSVSTGLHSLSTFRSLMKRRSSV